AGAAGGGGAGGAGCGCGCCTTTATTGAGGATGGTGATACGGTAATTATGAAAGGATTTGCTGAGAAAGATGGGGTCAGAATTGGATTTGGCGAGGTGAAAACCAAGGTGCTTCCAGCAAAGTGATTTGCAAAAAACACTAAAATTAGACCCTGACTTATTACTAGTCAGGGTTTTTTTATGCTTGAATTTTTTTTATACCCTAGATCAAGTGTTACTTTAGTAAGTGTTTGATAAACAGTATGTTTAGGTCTTAAATAACCTACTCAATGTTTACGGTTCCTATCCTCGAAATAGGATGATCATTTGACCAATTCGCCCCAGATTTTTACCCGGGGCTTCGCTTTCTTTTTCCATTTCAAAAACTTAAACTCTTATGGCTAAACTCAGAAACCTATCCATCACGACTCCATTGCTTTTTGCTTTTCCTCTGAAAAGTACCTGGGCAATCAACCCTGTGGATATCAACAGACCAATCATGGACGGTGATTGGGACGAAGCGGGAAGTCTCAAATTCTCAAGAGGCTTCATCATGGCAAAAAACGATGCCAATTTCCTTTATCTCACCTTAGATGTAGTGGAGGATACTGGAAATGACCCCAGTACAAACGATTATTTCTGGCTTTCCTTTGACAATAATCGGGACAGAAGCATCACCTCCAATGTGGATGTGAACTATGGATTGTATCCTGGTCAAGCCAATAAACTCGGCAAGCAGAAATACCTAGGTCCGGGAAGATGGACAGGATTGCTTTCGGATCCTTCCAATTCAGCAGTGGTTCAGGAATTTGGTCCCAGCCCGAACTCAGAAGTGTCCCACCGCATTTGGAAATTCAGAATAGAACTGAGCGAAATCAATGTCGCACTGTCCTGGCCCCTAAGTACTCCATATACTTATTTTGGATTCAGAGTCAAATCCAGCAACCCTGGGTTTACTACTGACTTTCCGGGTGGTTTTTACAAGGATTTTACCAAACTCCGACAACTGATTTTAAGCAGGAAACCTAGTATTCCTTCCAAGGATTTGGGGCCTATTATAGGTAGTGTGGGATTGATCCCTACTACCAAAATCAATGCTCAAGGTAGAGCTACCACAGATTCGGGTTATTATCGGGTGTTCCAAAATGCTGCTTTTGGAGGTACTTTAAATCTGATTGGTAATAGGGCGAAGATGCAGTCACTTTATTCAGCGGGTAACATTAAGTACATGGTGCAAATAGCACCTCCCGGAGGCGGTTTATCCAAATTGATTTCTAACTGGTCCAACTACCGATGGAATGGCAGCACCTATGTTTTGGAGTCCTTCGCTCCCTCAGCCTATGGCTATTATCAGTTGGCAAATCCTGCTAAAGATTATTCTATTGATGATCTGTTGATACAGTTTCCTACATCTGGATTGCTGCCAGGATTGTACACAGTAAAAGTCACCTTCTATATTGGGACTAGTTATTCCGTATTGGAGACACAGGAGGTGAAACTTTACATAGATAACCATGTGCCAGCTACCATCATAGAAAGCATCAGGCATGGTTCCAGTGAGGTGTCAGCCTGCGCCATTGAAAAAATAGGTGCTAATCCGGATGGTCTGAATTTCAGAATTACGGCGAATGACCCTGAAGGGAATTTACGTGAGGTCAGCTTTTATGCTACCTATGGTGAAGGACAATCTGCCTCCATCTATTCTGAGTCTTACGATCCCTCCAAAGGTAACTGGTCAGGTTTTACAAATCAACTTATCCCGGCTTCGGGGAATTGGCGTCCTCCTCAGTCCTGTGCCTATAGCTTTATCCTAACTGCTACTGCTAGGACCACAAACGGGTATTCCTGGATTGGTAAAAACACCATTCACAGGAATTTGACCTTGCTATTGGGCTAAGAGTACCCTGCTTTGCAGCTAAAGAGGCTGTATCAAAAGTATAGTTTGTCATATTGAGCGAAGTCGAAATGTATCCTGAATTACAGGAAATGGCCTTCGACTCTGCTCAGGCAGACAGCGAGAAGCCTTTTGAGACAGCCTCATTTTTTGTGCCTATACAGGTTTGTTCTGTGTTGTTATAGGCTTACTTCAGGTTTTTTACATTTTTTTTCAGCTTGCATTACCACTTTTGAAAGCTTTTGTCGCCTATAGAGATGTAACAAAAACTATTCGCCATGAAAGCATTATTTAAAATCAACATGAAGGCAGCTTTTTCATTTGCCTTGGTCTTTTTAATCCTGACTTCCTGTAATCTGGGAGAAGATGATGAACCGATCAAAACATCTCCGGATGCGGAGTCCATCAGCCAGTATATTCGAAACCTTAATTTCGATGAACAAGAATTGTTCAATGTCCAGGGGATTTCAGGTGCACTATCACGCCAAGATGTAGGAGGTCCTATTACCAACACCACGCCTGGACAAGGAGTGTACACCGAATGCAAAACCCAGCGAGTTTCTCTGAAAAGTAATTTTGAGGAGATCGCAATTTTAAGGCCTACGGATGGAGTGATCTACCCGGGGGCATTGGTGGTAGCTGATAAGGCTACCCTCGGAGGACTTCCAACTCCGGTTACTATAGATCGCTCACCTATAAAGCTTCGTTTGGATCTGCCGGGAATAGGTGAGAACGGGAATATAGAAGTGGAAAACGCCAGTAATACCAGTGTGCAAAGTAAGATAGATGAAGCCTTAGAATGGTGGAATGCCAATTCCAAGCCAGATGGCTACACCATAGCTTCCAACTCATCCTATGCCGCAGCTACCTCTTATTCCTCCAAGCAGCTGAGTATAGATGTTGGCTTGAATGTAGATTGGGCTAGAGGAGATGCCCAGGCACAGTTCAACTACACGTCCAGTCAGTCTGAGCGAGTGGCGATGATGGTTTTTAAACAGAGGTTTTATACCATTACTATGAATGCGCCTAATAATCCCGGAGAGGTTTTCGGGGCCAATGCTACCATTGCAGATGTAGAATCTAAGTTTAGTCCGGAGGGACCTCCAGCCTATGTGCACTCAGTCTCATACGGTCGGATCATTATGTTTAGAATGGTCACTACGGAGACGGCTACCGATTCAGAACTTTCCGGCGCATTCAACTATGCCACTGGGTTGACTTCGGCATCTGGCTCCTTGGAAGCAAAGTACAAGTCGATTTTAGAAAAATCCTCCATTACAGTAGTGACCATGGGAGGAAGTGCAGAAGCGGCTTCCTCAGCAGTGACTGCAAGGAATTTTGGAGACTTGGAGGAGGTACTGCAGGGAGAAAATGCAGTTTACAGTAGAAATAATCCAGGAGTTCCGATTGCTTATAGTTTGAAATACCTGAAAGACAATACCAATGCAAAACTCGGGTACACCACAGAATACAGTATTCAAAACTGTGAGCAGAAAACCTATCCATCTCAAAATGTTTCACTAAATAATAAGAATGGGTTTTTGGGAGTGACTATGCGTTTTACAATTTACTACAAGCAAAAATCAGGAGGGAATACCTATAACCGTACTGTCAGCAGTGGTGATATTAAGACCAATACCAAGGAGGTCAAGGCGGTCCCATCAGGTGCCTTTGACATCAGGGTAGTAGTAGAGTTCAAAGATGGGTTTAAATGGAAGTTTCTATATGATCGTGAGTACAGCAGGCCAACTCAACTTTGCATGGAGTCTACGCAATCTCTCACTCAAGTAAGGGTTCAGTCGGTCTCTTGTTAAGCCTACACCAAGAAGCTGTCTCAAAAGTATAGTTTGTCACATTGAGCGAAGTCGAAATGTATCCTAATTTACAGGAAATGTCCTTCGACTCCGCTCAGGCAGACACCAAGAAGCCTATTGAGACAGCCTCTTTAACCCGCATTGCGAATGCCTATTCGGGTTTATGGAAAAGTTAATCCTTTAGTGCCAGCTGCTGTTCATAGAAGCTCACCTTTTCTAGGTTATTAGTGGCATGGTAGGCAGTAAGCAGCGATTGATGAAGTTGAGTGATTTTAGCTTCATGCTGCTCTGTATCTTCAGTCAGAGTATTTAAAGCGAGTTCAAGGTATTCTATGGCGGTAGGATAATCCCCAAGGTCTAGCAGACATTCGCCAAGTGTTTGCTGACTTTGGGTGATTTGAATATGGCCTGCGGGCAAATTCCCCTCCCGTATCTCCAAAGCTTTTAGGTATAATTCACTTGCAGTTTTCAGGTCACTTTCCTTGACCGCGATATCGGCAAGCCGGCTGAGTGGAGCTGCTTGAGCTAGTAGATTACCCGGATTTAATTCAGCATAAAGCCTTCTGGATTCTTCTACCTTTTCTTTAGCTATAGCATAATCCCCTAGGAAATAATAGGAATTCCCTTGATTCCCTATAAGACCTGCGTAATAGTAATGTTTTTTGCCAAAAAGCGAATCTACGATCAGTAGGGTAGAGTCGTAAATGGCAATCGCCTCTTTGTATTTATTGATATGATTGTATGTTCTGGCTGTATTGGCCATGCTGGCTAAGGTTTCTACATGGAAAGTGCCCAAAATGGCCTTACGCTGCTGATAGGATTTTTGAATGTAATCCAGCGCCTTTTCATATTGCTCCATCCCCTGATATAAACTACCCAGGTAATTGTAGGTGTAGGCAATTTCCAAATGGGGTTCATCATATAGCTCTCTTTTCATGGCCAGAGACTGAAGCAAGAAGGTTTCCCCACTCTTGAAATCACCCAAGTCACGTGACGTAGAGCCCATCATATGTAAGGTGAAAGCCAGGTCTGTATGAGGTGCTTCTCTCAATTGTAGGTATTGCTCATGAGCCAGTCGGTATATAGAGTCGGCAAGGACGATATTTCCCAGATCAAGATTCACATTTCCCATCTGCGTCAAAATAGAAGCGTAAATTTCTCCATTGGTGATTTTATGGTCCTGAAGTCTTTCAAATGCCTTGTCAATTATGATTTTGGAGGTGTCCAGTTCACCGTAGTAGTAGTGAGCTTGCGAGATTACCATTTCTGCTGAGGCTAGGTTTTCTGCACTGATGTCAGGAATAGAAGTGTAGATTTCAAAGCCTTGCTGCGCTATTTTCTCCCCTTTTTCGTACTGCCCAAGGTTGAAATATACCGGTGCCAGCCGGAGAAGCATGTCAGAATACAATTCAGGGTCATCCTGCATGTTATTTGTCAGGTTTTCTATGCCTTGATCGAGCAGATTAACCGCTGTGATCGTGTCCGCCCCTCCAATATTAGGATCAGCAGCCATAAAGATATCTGTCAGTAATTCTGTAATCTGATTGGCCTTTTTGGCTTCAGCCTCAGCTCGGTCTCTTTGCTTTTGAAGCTGGAGGGTGTAGTAGGTACCCATGGAGAAAATAACCAGAGTGCCTATAAAAATCGAAGCGACCAGCGCTCTATTTCTTCTGAAATATTTAGCAGCCTTGTAGTTCAGGTCATGTTTTCGAATACTGATTGGGTAATCTCCTAGAAAAGCATGCAGGTCATTGATTATTTGATTGACCGTGCTGTATCTGTCCACAGGTTTTGCGGCTGTACATCGATTTGCAATTGCCCTCAAGTCCTCAGCAAATGCTGAGAGTTTATCCTCAGCGAGTAGTAGGTTAGGATTATTACCTGATAAGATTGCTTTTTTTAGTTCTAGAGGTTTTTTAAGCAAAGGTTCGAAAGGATGCCTCCCATCTAATAGTTCGATGAAGATTACGCCCAGAGCGTAAATATCGGATGCGGTATTCAAATCCCTTTTTTCAAGTTGCTCGGGAGAGGCATAGGCTAGGGTAAAGGCGCTGGTATCCGTGCTTTGGTGCTCTTCTATTAATTTGGAAACTCCAAAATCCAAGAGCTTTACACGACCTGATTGATCGACGAGGATATTTTGTGGCTTGAGGTCCAGATGAAGAACAAGTGACTGATGGGCATAGCTTACTGCTTCGCAGACATGGATAAAAAGTCTGATTCTTTGCTTAATTGTCAGGTTTTGGCTTTCTGAATAGTCAGACAGTGATTTGCCAGAGACCCACTCCATGCTAAAGTAAGGTCTGCCATCATCCACAAAGCCTCCGTCATATAAACGGGCTATTCCCGGGTGGTTTAGTTTAGCTAGAATTTGTCTTTCCCGCTGAAATAAATCCCGGTTTGAAGAGTTGAGTACCTGGGATTTCATTAGTTTGATAGCCACAGTTTGGTCAAACTGCCCATCAGTGCGAATGGCTTTGAAGACCGACCCCATGGCTCCTTGACCGATGAGCTGGTCCAGTCTGAATGCCCCAATCTGCGTGCCTACCAGATCTGGGTCTTTGCTCCATTCTTCTAAGATTACCTGTGCTGAATTTCCGAAAATCGGCGCCGGATTTTTATCGGCGTCAAGTAGGGATTTGAGTAAAGTGTAGGTTGGGAAGTCGCTATGCTTCAATGATTCTAGCCTTTCTGACTTCTGGCTTTCGGGCATGCAGACCAAATCCTCAAAAAGTGCTTCGATTTGATTCCAATTTTCTTTTTCACGAGCCATAATCAAGCGCTGTTTTTTAACTCATTGCTGAGCCATGCTTTGGCAAGTCGCCAGTCCCTGCGCACTGTGTCAATGGAAACATCCAGCAATCCTGCGATTTCCTCATGCTTATACCCTCCAAAGAAATGGTATTCCACTACCCGGCAATAGCGGTTGTTGATGGCTTTCAGACGAACCAGGGCCTCGTATAAATTCAGGATTTGTTCTGGCGTGGTAGCCACCTTGTGGTTGACCTCGCCAAAAGTTAAATGGACTTGGTTCCCTCCACGTTTTTGCCTTTGCTTTTGCCTCGCATAATCCACCAGAAACCGCCTCATGCAAATCGCAGCTATAGCCATGAAGTGTTCTTTATTTTGGAAGTCATTTTGGTGCTGCTCCATTTTTAGGTAAGCTTCATGAACTAGTGCTGCGGTATCGAGAGTAGGCGCGTTGAATTCTTGCCGAAGTTTATGACTGGCGAGTGAAGAGAGCTCCTGATAGCAATTCATGAACAATGAGCGCTTTACTGAAAAATCGCTGTTGGGGACTGAGGTTGGGCCTGAAATGGACATAAGTGTTTAAAAATCTGACAGTTCATGAAGTTAAGGCTGGGTCGATTAGATGACAAGTGATTGGTCAGAAAAAATGTATTGAAATGCAGTTTTATTGGTTTGAAAATAATTGCCCACTGAGAATCGGGGGCTGGCCGATAACATTTTAATTTTTACCAACCCGGTCAGAAGACCAAAGGCCGAACTGGTCTAAAACCTAGATTTAGCTAAATTCTGCATTGGTTTTGCCTATTTACTGGTAGCAATGCGGATACCCAGCGAATTGAAAAATGGCCTCAAGACTTTTTTTTCGATGAGCCGCCGCCAGAGATTTTATAGATCAAATAGCCTATGCCGATCAGGAAATGAAGGGCTACGATGCCCACGATAAGATAAATAAGGCCGTCTGACATGGAGCAGGATTTGTTGGTAATAGTAAGTAATTCCAAAACAAAAAGCCATCGTGTCGGATGGCTTTTTGAGATTGAGTAGGAGTGAAATCTTATTTGAAACCGATTTCTTCTAAGCCTGTATGGCTGATTTTGATGGCTTCCATGGGATCCAGACCGAATGTCTGGTCTTGTTCTACCAGGTAGAATTCCATTCCTGATTTGTCTTTTTCTGCAAGAATTCTTTTGAAATCTATGTTTCCGGTATTTACCGGAGCAAAGTTGCCCTCATCGTTCATGTCCTTGACATGCCAAGCTTTAAACCTTCCCGGGTATTTTTCGAAGTAAGCCAAAGGATCAGCTTCAGCCTTGTTTACCCAAAATAGATCCATTTGGAAGTTGACATATTCTGGATTACAGTTTTCTAATAGGTAATCTTCGATGATTGTGCCATCTGATAGGGCCTTGAATTCAAAATCATGGTTGTGATACAATAGCTTTAACCCAGCAGCATGACATTTTTCGCCTAAGGTGTCCATCACTTTTGCCAGATCTTCTGCTGAGCCTTTCATACCCATGCCGTCTGGACCGAAGGTGAACATACCCATAGGAGGGACAGGAATTACGA
This genomic window from Algoriphagus sp. TR-M9 contains:
- a CDS encoding thiol-activated cytolysin family protein: MKALFKINMKAAFSFALVFLILTSCNLGEDDEPIKTSPDAESISQYIRNLNFDEQELFNVQGISGALSRQDVGGPITNTTPGQGVYTECKTQRVSLKSNFEEIAILRPTDGVIYPGALVVADKATLGGLPTPVTIDRSPIKLRLDLPGIGENGNIEVENASNTSVQSKIDEALEWWNANSKPDGYTIASNSSYAAATSYSSKQLSIDVGLNVDWARGDAQAQFNYTSSQSERVAMMVFKQRFYTITMNAPNNPGEVFGANATIADVESKFSPEGPPAYVHSVSYGRIIMFRMVTTETATDSELSGAFNYATGLTSASGSLEAKYKSILEKSSITVVTMGGSAEAASSAVTARNFGDLEEVLQGENAVYSRNNPGVPIAYSLKYLKDNTNAKLGYTTEYSIQNCEQKTYPSQNVSLNNKNGFLGVTMRFTIYYKQKSGGNTYNRTVSSGDIKTNTKEVKAVPSGAFDIRVVVEFKDGFKWKFLYDREYSRPTQLCMESTQSLTQVRVQSVSC
- a CDS encoding serine/threonine-protein kinase — translated: MAREKENWNQIEALFEDLVCMPESQKSERLESLKHSDFPTYTLLKSLLDADKNPAPIFGNSAQVILEEWSKDPDLVGTQIGAFRLDQLIGQGAMGSVFKAIRTDGQFDQTVAIKLMKSQVLNSSNRDLFQRERQILAKLNHPGIARLYDGGFVDDGRPYFSMEWVSGKSLSDYSESQNLTIKQRIRLFIHVCEAVSYAHQSLVLHLDLKPQNILVDQSGRVKLLDFGVSKLIEEHQSTDTSAFTLAYASPEQLEKRDLNTASDIYALGVIFIELLDGRHPFEPLLKKPLELKKAILSGNNPNLLLAEDKLSAFAEDLRAIANRCTAAKPVDRYSTVNQIINDLHAFLGDYPISIRKHDLNYKAAKYFRRNRALVASIFIGTLVIFSMGTYYTLQLQKQRDRAEAEAKKANQITELLTDIFMAADPNIGGADTITAVNLLDQGIENLTNNMQDDPELYSDMLLRLAPVYFNLGQYEKGEKIAQQGFEIYTSIPDISAENLASAEMVISQAHYYYGELDTSKIIIDKAFERLQDHKITNGEIYASILTQMGNVNLDLGNIVLADSIYRLAHEQYLQLREAPHTDLAFTLHMMGSTSRDLGDFKSGETFLLQSLAMKRELYDEPHLEIAYTYNYLGSLYQGMEQYEKALDYIQKSYQQRKAILGTFHVETLASMANTARTYNHINKYKEAIAIYDSTLLIVDSLFGKKHYYYAGLIGNQGNSYYFLGDYAIAKEKVEESRRLYAELNPGNLLAQAAPLSRLADIAVKESDLKTASELYLKALEIREGNLPAGHIQITQSQQTLGECLLDLGDYPTAIEYLELALNTLTEDTEQHEAKITQLHQSLLTAYHATNNLEKVSFYEQQLALKD
- a CDS encoding ECF-type sigma factor; protein product: MSISGPTSVPNSDFSVKRSLFMNCYQELSSLASHKLRQEFNAPTLDTAALVHEAYLKMEQHQNDFQNKEHFMAIAAICMRRFLVDYARQKQRQKRGGNQVHLTFGEVNHKVATTPEQILNLYEALVRLKAINNRYCRVVEYHFFGGYKHEEIAGLLDVSIDTVRRDWRLAKAWLSNELKNSA
- a CDS encoding sugar phosphate isomerase/epimerase family protein; protein product: MKQNLKLNFTLLIALSLGFASCSSEKSAEVSTETPEVVQAETQSFGGLALYTVRDSMSSNPKSTLQAVADAGYAYVEAANYSEGKFYGMPPTEFKAYVESLGMTVKSAHMGMVNMENADQLIADVKAAGIEYFVIPVPPMGMFTFGPDGMGMKGSAEDLAKVMDTLGEKCHAAGLKLLYHNHDFEFKALSDGTIIEDYLLENCNPEYVNFQMDLFWVNKAEADPLAYFEKYPGRFKAWHVKDMNDEGNFAPVNTGNIDFKRILAEKDKSGMEFYLVEQDQTFGLDPMEAIKISHTGLEEIGFK